GGCAGCCGTGCCGTGTCCCGCGTCGCGGAGGTCGCCGGCGAGGGTGTCGGCGACCCGCCGTTCGCTCGCGCTGTCGGCCACGAGGCGGGCCGAGCGCTCGTAGGTGTAGCTGCCGGCTGCCGGTGTCCAGTCGGTCAGGGCCGGCACCGTGACCGGCGCCCCCTGCTCCTCCTCCGCGACCGCCGGCACAGACACCGACACCGACGCCGCGGAGAACAGCGTCAGCGCCGCCAGGACACCGGCCGTTCTCAAGCGTCTCCTCATGAGACACCCCCATTCATCGGATGTCTGATCATTGGGCGGGCCCCAGGGGCTGTCAATGGGCCGCGAAAGGCGCTGCCATGACTCATTGATCGGATGATGCGCAGGTCAGCAGGGCCCGCCGAGGAGCGCTGTCGTGAAAAGTCCAAGAAGACCTTCCCGAATATCCAAGCGCCGCACCCCCTCGACTCCGGGCGCGCCGCCCGGCAGAGTGCTGCTACATACTCGCGAGTAAGCACTGAGGAGCGCCCGTGACCAGCTGGGTCGGCCGGACCGCCGCGGAGATCGCCGCCGCCGTACGCGAGAAGCGGGCCACGCCCCGTGAGGTGGTGGCCGAGCACCTGGCCCGTATCGAGCGGCTGGACGGCCGCGTCGGCGCCTTCCGGGTGGTCCGGGCCGAGGCGGCGCTCGCCGAGGCCGACGAGGTCGGCTCGCGTGCCGACCTCGCCGAACTGCCCCTGGCCGGCGTGCCGGTGGCCGTCAAGGACAACCTCGCGGTGCACGGCGAGTCCAACCGCGTCGGCTCCGCGGCGACCCCGGACACCCCGGCCGACCACGACCACATCACCGTGGCCCGGCTGCGGGCGGCCGGCGCGGTGGTCGTGGGGCTGACGAACGTCCCGGAGCTGTGCGTCTTCGGCACCACGGAGGGCGTCCACGGCACCGCCCGCAACCCGTGGGACACCTCGCGCACGGCGGGCGGCTCGTCCGGCGGCAGCGCGGCCGCCGTCGCCGCGGGCATGGCGCCGATCGCCCTCGGCAACGACGGCATGGGCTCGCTGCGCATACCGGCGGCCAACTGCGGCCTCGTCACCATCAAGCCCGGCACCGGCGTGGTCCCGGCCGGCATCAGCGACGGCGACTGGTTCGGCATGTCGGAGAACGGCCCCCTGGCCACCACGGTCGAGGACGCCCGGCTGATGCTGTCGGTCATCGCCGGCACCGAGGTCGCCCTCCCGAAGGCACCCGGCACGCACAAGATCGCCGTGTCCCTGCGCAGCCCACTCGCCGGGGTCGCCGTCAGCAAGCCGTATACGACCGCCGCCCGGGAGGCCGCGGGGCTGCTGATCAAGGCCGGTCACCAGGTACGGCGCGCCAACCCGCCCTACCCGATGTCGCTGGGCCTCACCTCGCTCGCCCACTGGACGGCGGGCACGGCCGTCGACTCCCAGGGCCTCGACCCGCACCGGCTCGCCCGCCGGACCCGGGTCCACGCGGCCGTCGGCCGGCGCTTCCTGCGTCAGGTGCGGGGCAGCGAGAGCCGGGAGCAGCTGCGCCGGCGCCTGGAGCCGTTCTTCGCCGAGTACGACGTGCTCCTGACCCCCGCCCTCGCCCGCCGCTCCCCCAAGTCCGAGCCCTGGCACGAGCGGGGCTGGCTGCGCAACATCATGGCCAACACCACCTACTCGCCGCTGACCCCGCCGTGGAACCTCACCGGCTGGCCCGCGATGTCGATCCCCTTCGGCACGCTGCCCTCCGGAGCGCCCTGCGCCATACAGCTGGTGGGGCGTCCGGGCTCGGAGGCGGAGCTGCTGGACCTGG
Above is a window of Streptomyces sp. DT2A-34 DNA encoding:
- a CDS encoding amidase, translating into MTSWVGRTAAEIAAAVREKRATPREVVAEHLARIERLDGRVGAFRVVRAEAALAEADEVGSRADLAELPLAGVPVAVKDNLAVHGESNRVGSAATPDTPADHDHITVARLRAAGAVVVGLTNVPELCVFGTTEGVHGTARNPWDTSRTAGGSSGGSAAAVAAGMAPIALGNDGMGSLRIPAANCGLVTIKPGTGVVPAGISDGDWFGMSENGPLATTVEDARLMLSVIAGTEVALPKAPGTHKIAVSLRSPLAGVAVSKPYTTAAREAAGLLIKAGHQVRRANPPYPMSLGLTSLAHWTAGTAVDSQGLDPHRLARRTRVHAAVGRRFLRQVRGSESREQLRRRLEPFFAEYDVLLTPALARRSPKSEPWHERGWLRNIMANTTYSPLTPPWNLTGWPAMSIPFGTLPSGAPCAIQLVGRPGSEAELLDLAEQIEKLRPWQRTAPLDEAVSS